The DNA window GGCCTACCCTTCTTAACCTTGATGGGGGGTTTTAGACAAACTCGTTCCTTGATAttttctggaatatcccaagaACCTTCATCGCAAACTGGATAACATGTATCTACATATGCCATACACCACGCTTTAGTTGTGATAAacctgaaaaaaaaacatttaagttatataaattcaatCTTAGAATTAAACAATGCAATAATTCTCTAACCTTGAGCAGTACTCATATGGAATAGTTTTCCGAGAACGGGCAACAGCAAGGGCATGtttacaaggaagaccagatagatcaaataccctacaagtacaaGTTCGAGTTTGGAGATCAACTTGAAAATCATGTTGACCGTCATTCACATGAAACTCGAATCTGTTAAGCGGATTAACGGTgtagaatctggccttctcggCTTGTTCACATAAGTACTTTTCATAATATTGAGATAAATGTTCTGTGTGGTTagaagctttttctcttctatcatgaAACCATTCTTGTAGTGTGATTCGTAAATACTCAGCCAATGTtgatatgggatatttcctagcatttctgcactgactattaaagctctcagcgtaattgcttgtcatttgattgtatcgaaAACCAGgaaaaaatgcacgactccatctctctaCTCTTATCTCTTCCAGATAGACAGTAATACGAGGGTCCTTGgtcttgatcttgtcaaaatggaGTTGAAACTTTGGCACTGTATATGCGCGTGAAGCCATATCAAACTCATCGTGGTAGTtatcggttttgaatttggccataatattcattttgatgtggtatgtgcatgccgcgtgatgtgcttctggaaaaacagcggACAAAGCATTggcaatacttgggtgtctatcagatacgaagacgagatccggGACTAATCCAATTGCCACTCTTAAttattgcatgaaatatgtccaagagttattattctccgaATCAACAACGCCAAAAGCAAGGGGaaatagttgttcattcgcatccaatgcaatcgTAATCAATAATTGACCTCCAATCTTGTgtttaagaaaactggcatcgacggACAATACTGGACGACAATACTTGAAACCTCTGATTGAGCAgcctagagacatgaacatatatctgaaatggccatgctcatccgtctgaatgtcagttatggtacctgGGTTATTCTTCGCCAACATGAacaggtatgatggcaattttCCATATGATTCCTCCATTGTTCCTCGCACTGCCATTAATGCTTGTTCCCtagacctccaagccttattatatttcatcttAAACCCATAATttgtctgcatgtcttccattattttcttaggcatgtggtcatggtgatggtccatatacttacgtttgatgcactccgcaattacccatgatggtgcttgcctcacattctcttgcctcgtcaaaattgagcatgtgtgtACATTTAGTAAttttcgaatctcaaacatctcttGAAATTTCCCTTTCACGGCACGCAACCTCCACTTGCAATTATCATTCACACATTTCACAAACCAAAGAACTTTTGTTGACTTTtcgattttgaattcaaaatgattagccatcgcatATCTATGCACCCtcaattgaagttcttttttgttCTCATAAAACGTACCCACTTCCAATCCGTTTTCAAGGGTTAATTGAGCATGTGTTTCAACCGGGATTGGTTCCTCAACATTAATGGATGTTTTCCTCATAGGGGAAGTGGCTGGCCTGGGTTCAAAAGGGGGGGTACTAGCAACCAATTCACTCGGATGAAGAAATGGgacttgttgttcttcatttacTGCATTGTGTATGTCATTTTGGGGGAGTGGATCTTCATGCTCAAATTCAGAAACCTCCTCTCTTTGGATTTCATCCGTTGGGTGTGAAGGTTGTGACTTCTCTAGTAAAGATACACAAAGAGGAGTGTTTTGCTCTTGGTGTGAAGTCGAAATATGTTGCACATAGAACATCACATCTTTATCACATCGGATAACAGCAGGAGGAGCTCTTTTAAAAAGACAATTATACTTCACTTTCAACACTAAATCATATCTCACTTTGTCCACGCGAATAACATCATAGACGATTTCAGTTAATTCTTCATATGTAGTATTTCGGGATAGATGCACACCTACTAAATAATTTGCTTAAAAAGAACTAACACCTTCATCATCTTTCAGCCACTCACCATCATATAGGACAAAACAGCTAACATATAAATTGGAATCTGCAATTGATAGAAATTTAAATGTTAGTGTAGAAAAGAAAACCTACCATAAATGGATCgttgggcttgggcgtgggtcgtgggggggcgtggggcttgggcgtggggcgtgggggttgagcgtggggcctggggcgtggggcgtgaggGTTGGGCATGGTggttgagcgtggggcgtggggcgtgaggGTTGGGCGTGGTGGTTGGGCGTGGGTCTTAGGCGAGGGGCGTGAGACTTGGGCGTGGGGTGTGGGCGTGGGGGTGGGGCGAGGGGCGTGagacttgggcgtggggcgtgggggttgggcgtgggggttgggcgtggggattggggcttgggcgtggggcttgggcgtggggcgtgggtctttgGCGTGgagcgtggggcttgggcgtggggcgtgggtcttgggcgtggggcgtgggtcttgggcgtgggggttgggcgtggggcgtggggcttgggcgtggggcgtggggcgtgggggttgggcgtggggcgtggagGTAGGGCGTGGGGcatgggggttgggcgtggggcgtggaggtagggcgtggggtgtgggggtaaggcgtggggcgtgggcgtggggtgTGGAGGTGGGAGATtatgcgtggggcgtgggggttgggcgtggggcgtggacCGATTTTGACAGCATTTCGTTTACGTAGCATTTCCCAGCATTTCAACCATAACATTGACAGCCATTCAACCATAACGtgaatgaaatgagattgatAGAAATGAACGTACCCATTTAGATGGTCTCGTCGCGGGGTCTTAGTTGGGTCTCAGGCGTCGTAGAGCTGTGTCGTTGGCGTGGCGGCAGTTGGTCTCCCTCGGACTACGGTGGCTGGCAGTTGGGGGAAGGGAGGGTGGTGGGGTCGCGgtggaaaggaagaagaaaggtGATTGGGGGAATCGGGAATGTTTGGGAAATGGGGGACATGTGGGGGATGGGGGGTGGTGGGGGACCAACGGAGGGTAGTGAATGAGAGGAGAGAgggaaaggaaaagaaaagaaaaagaaaaaaaaattaaaaaatgaaaaggttATTGAGgggtaaaattggaaaaatttataaaaaaaggttaaaaaacaaaagaattattattgaggttaaatttcaaaatagcTTGGTTTTTTTAgggtcatattatcaaatttccccgACCGTTGCTCTCCCCACTCTCCCTCCCCTTCTCATCTCCCTAACTCTCCAAGTAATACCGAAGGACGACGAGACCCACCTGCAAAGTCGGAGGACGAAAATAGGTTCCCCGACTCCAGCAACATCGTCGGACCACGGACGCATTCAACTATAGACCCGACCGACAAGCATCATCG is part of the Impatiens glandulifera chromosome 1, dImpGla2.1, whole genome shotgun sequence genome and encodes:
- the LOC124942036 gene encoding uncharacterized protein LOC124942036; translation: MAKFKTDNYHDEFDMASRAYTVPKFQLHFDKIKTKDPRITVYLEEIRVERWSRAFFPEWFHDRREKASNHTEHLSQYYEKYLCEQAEKARFYTVNPLNRFEFHVNDGQHDFQVDLQTRTCTCRVFDLSGLPCKHALAVARSRKTIPYEYCSRFITTKAWCMAYVDTCYPVCDEGSWDIPENIKERVCLKPPIKVKKGRPTTKRRPSQGEPRKEQRRCNSCGGRGHNRATCKAVMSAPYTSRQQVSQPSQPSQLAQPSQSSSLPHSLDNISFG